The window aaattgttGATAAATATCTCAACTGTCATCATGAAAGGATTTCAATGAGAAAAAGGAATGTTCTACCCTATAAAATGGAAAAGATGTACTTTGCACTGTAACCACTGTTTACATTCCACCATGCTTCTAGATATTTTGAGCCGTTACAGTTCCCAATTGAGATCGTTTCTTGTTCAGCATACTTCATGATGTATTCACAAATATTAAGGTTTTAGTGCTCTTATAAATTGGAAAGTTAGGATTGAtaggaaaaagggagaagagaccTATTATAgtcctttgaaattaaaaacCAACTACGATTTTCCATAAATAGGTGTAATGAGAATATAGAAAATTTCTACTACAATTTACACTGTTGACTTTTATTTTCATAGATGATAGAAGAAATGAGAGTTAAAGCATCTGTCCATGATAAAGAAAAATCAAGATATTCCGAGATTAGTGCTCTCATTCTTTCCTTTCACACAAAAGAATGTTGTCTTGAATATTCCCTTGGATATGAGCAAACCTTATGTCAAATAAGGGGTAAACAACATGAACTCGGTCCAACCATTTCACTCTATGCATGGCCCATTTTACACAATAAGGCATGAAATTGTTGACGGAGATAAGTACAGGAAACAAAGCTCAGAAGTATGCTACTACTAGATCAGTTAATGGTTAACAAGCAAAGCTAAATCCTTCAGCTTTTCTTTGGACTGTTTTAGATAGATTATGGTCAAAATTAGGCATTCTATAGCCTTCCTTTTGATACTTCCTTATATTTCCTAGCTCAacccagccttatcccaactaattggggttggctacatggatcctctttcgccaatcaactctattcaaagcaACTCTAGGATCCATGCTAGAAGGTTTAGCCAAAGCTTTTACAATGCCGGCTGCTGACCTGATGCAGCACCCCTCTTTTATCCAAGCTTGGGGCTGCCAGCATAAAACACTAGCGAAGTTTTTTATTCCCTTGCTAGTAGTTGGGAAAGATCTCAACAGTTAAAAGTCAAATAcagcatggaagaagaactcagTCAAAACtgcaggtttcgaccgagttgTCTCGGTTACGCAGGCTCCTGAGACGAGTTAAGGATTGAATTTAAATTCGACCAGATTTTGATGGGTTTCGCATGGTTTCAACACTGTTTCGGccatattttggtaatttcacaagtttcaacctgaacacctatataaattcacttatccccatcgaaacttgaggaaacctggctcgaaaGTCGAaaccatttacttaagatactattcataaataagcaaataccccctatttgaatctaataaaaatagttaaaaaactaaaatgataaaaagtcaacccccaaccaaaaaaaaactagattttaggcggtaggtgcaattttcaacttttaaatgctggatttttttctcaaattttttaaaaattctataaatcttaatatgataaaacattgctaaaaatcaaaagaacggtaaaatattaatttgttttgatgtctaaggaattatttccattcagagcaattttaaccagcattcgcgcacaccaaattaagttttgaccggaacataactccttcgctacaaatcagatttaagtaatcttggatttgtttgaaagctttccaacaaatccaagattgcttaaatctgatttatatgaaaggagttatgttccggtcaaaccttattcgataccatgtccaagaacaatatacattatcaaacttgggtcaaaaccacagTATTATTTcgagtgttctctatgtgaaactaaagCATGGATGGGATTccaaatgtcaaaaataggcagcacaacaacaatcaggacaaaaaaaaattctgggcctcaaaaccaaggtttcgaATTAGCCTGGACAAAATACcaggtttcaaccaagatatTATCGAAACCAGGGaaatctcggtttctggctggtcgaatcCAGTGTCGGCAGCtagttcttgaaccttgaaaTACGGTATGCCAAGTGATGAACATATCGTAAATTATATCCAAACCAAAATTTGCAAAAACATGAAACTCTATTCCTCTAAAGTTGGAGAGAATAGAAGACCACcaaagaaagaggggggggggggggaggggggagggggggcaggagaagaaaacaaagaggcTAAAGATCTCTCAAAAGCATTTTCAGTTTGAGTGGAAACCTAGATCTGCTAATATGGTGGTTGATAATCTGGCGAAACAAGAGGTTGTACGTCCAAGGTTGTATTACAGGGATAACATCTGACATACCCATATGATTGCCTTCATCTCTGGCATATGTCGGGCACAGGAGAGAACTCAATGTTTTGGATGATTTATGTAGTTTTTGGGCTGCCTTCTTGTGAGGCATCGTAATTGTTGTCGTATACTAATTTGTACTCTCATTCAGTTAATCAATAAATTTTCTAGTGTTATCAGTCCCGGGGGAaagtgatgcagataaatcacagATGTGAGcttattttagtgaaaataAGCACTACATTGGGTTCTAACATGTTtggcctttggtccaatgggtCTTCATTGTAATAAGCCACTTTCataggcctaaaatatgggtatgaGGTATCAATacgggatttactttattagttgGTCTAGTTAGAatcttattctttattttatttgttattaagtgttttagttgaACTGGTTTAGGACACTATGCGTCCAgccttgttttaagttgtttgttttcctttattttaggTTGAGTTTTAGTTGTAGTATACTACCTCCAATGTAAGCTATTTGTTGGAGGGGTTTTAAGCATAGTTTGAGcctgtttttgagtcttttatatactTTTTAAGGGGCTACAGCCCTGTAAACgattttgaagaatgaattttgGCTTTTTCCTCCATTGTTCTGTTCAAGTCAGAATAACTTGTGAGATGcaatgagacccttggtgagaTGCTAAGGAAGGCTTGATTGGATTCcaagctagggtttggtggAATGCCAGCTCTGAGGAACTGGTGGGATTCCAGATTCAAATCCTCTTCTTTTATCTTATTCTTTATTCAGTCAAAAACATCAAGTAGTATTTGTGCATCCCTTGTTTcagttttctggttttcttttctgttcatGCGTATGTTTTGTTTCCATTTTCAGATTTGACTTCATTCTTATCATGCTAAGTTGAGTTCTGGTTCTAGTTTCAGATTTGATCTTCCACTGTTCTCTGAGTTCTGTGGCTAATCTAATCATATCTGATTGTTTAGTTGCAACCATCTAGAATCTGGTTCCAAATTCTGTAGTCTGTACTGGAATTTCTGAATCAAGTGTCCTAACTCTTGTAGGATACGAGTTCGGAATCAGAGTTGAGAGAATgatgtgacttgtcattaatgacagaggtccactttatttataatgagaattACAACCCAAAGCGCAAAATagtaaagagggaaaaataataaaaccctaagGTAACCTAAGACAAAGAGACAATATTCCAATCCCACGGTTCTCAACAATACTTCCATAATTCCAGATCAGGACATCAGATATGGACTTGATTTTGTACAGTTGTTCCTCTATCTAATTCTGGCCTTCGAAGAATATTGGAGATATCTGACCTAAAGATCTGCTGAGGCACCCTTATCACCACAAGGTACTCTTGCCTTCAACATCCCTATGTTCCTTTGCTTCCACACCATCCAACTTAAAACAAATGGGTAATAGGTTTCAAAAGATTTAATTTATCCTAATATAATCCCCTACCCTCCAAGAAGCATGAGAGATGCAAGTGTCTGTAGGTCAACCTGTGAGACCTCAAACTTCATcaagaaatcaaaccaaatctcaCCAGtttagcatagttgtcaaggcattgcctaggcatccaggtgtTCTTCTGGGAGCAAGGCGGCCGATTGCCTAGTtgtctaggctcctaggtccCAAAATCCtataaaagaaagaggaaaaggggGGGAGAGAAGCAGGGAAAAtgagaaagggaggaagaaaattAGGGAAAATAGGAAGAGGAGATGCAGGGACAGCCACTGCTGTCAGAGTTGCTGTTGGATGAATCGTGGatcagagagaggaaataaaataatggaattgattgatttaatgagagaaagaccccctctatttataatagaggggaagttacaacttacataagctaggcgatgtgggactaaacccacacagccaactaaacacttaataacataaaatacccccaaaaagaccagaatagccccacggtattctggagtacattcttctaacactcccccttaggctggattgtacaaataagaaagaaggaagatccagcttggactaaaagaagaaaaaaactctaaaagaaaaaactctctccataacaatgctaacactccccctcaagttggtgcatacaaggtactaatgcccaacttaaatgaaaaatggaaaaaataagttgtagcagaatctaGCTCCAAAAGGAATACAGCTCCCAAAGAAACcatcaagaacttgaaaaaaatagaccttcaaacttAGGCAGACTTGATCAATTGTTACCAATCTTCAACAATTGTCCAGGGATGAATCTCTGACTAATAATCTTGAAGGTAagtaactagggcagcaagcaaaTGAGTCAGACAGCAataaagatcaagcagcggaaacaaccaaactgtaggacctcatatgggcaggcaataaccaaacatcttcaaaacttttaacaccagcctcccccttacggcaaacgtAACCCAATAACAAGGTAGATActtattggcaatggtgaaacctctgaccttctatgttttgcaccaagtgtccctACATGTTCTActctctgcaatggctgcaaatatactgtatataatcccccccacgtgtagtgcacgtggacataagagagattgggttagagatagggcaaaacataacattccagAATGGTTCAGTGGCTGCCAAgtgtaatggaaaaaagaagaaatggtaaagaagagaataccattaacttccaagggtgttatgggtaatgctaaaggtatgttttgggaggtggtgaaggaaaaacagcagtgggataatggagTAGGATTAACTTGGGTAACATAGAAAGCTCCAACCTTCTTCCatcaatcaaacaaacactttgaatggaaacccctacaggggagaaactcctaacccCAATATTCAGATCTGAAAAAGATACAAATCTGATTCGAAGTAAGGAAATGCTCCAATTGTCAAGGCttgttcaatcttcaaacagggaggagcaattgtgcaaaagtttccatggtagaaactcccacatgctagacAGTAATAAGAAGATATCCGGACAGCAATGAATGGAAGTAGCCTCAACAaaactggatcagatctgaatctgtAACAATGTCAGTATGCAAGCTCCAAAGTATGCCGGATATTAACCAGAAAAGcatcacataactgaataggttcgtaggtgCAACCAAAAAATCGTGGAACACACTGTGGTAATCCCAAAtaggctgatctccagggtagtagattcgagtcttcaataacaagagaaattcgatctccaataagaGGAAACACAGTCACAATTatagggcagcagtattccacatgaaggcagcagtaacacatcaaccagtcatgcttacagaagccaatcaataacaccagccAGGTAGGCAGTGAAGCTCATAATAACCAgccaaataagataaataaccagacaaatctataggtagttgaagcagccagccatataGGAACAAGAAAAACAGCTTGATAATTAAAGAAACCAAGCCAACAGAATGAACTGGaatttttttactaaaaaaccGATGAAAGATGCTGAATAATGGGCTGTATACTCCTCTGATGTTGATaaactctcctaaaaaattAGCAACTGTGGACTGCCCTACCCTTTAGATCGATAATagccagggttttgtaaaaaaccctgaaagtgaataTCGATTATAGGGAAGGGGTCTTCCACAAAGGTGAGGCTGACATGTCAAAGGTGCTTGCTTATTGTAATACTTGCTGACCAAAAactgctggaatggatctccaattcgaatgaccaatctcctcggtaattgagacttgatcttcacatGGGAGAAATACCTAAAAATCGCAGATAATGaaggcagcagctatcttgagcagtagaccttcttcaagccataaatagttgaagtagaatgtccttcgtgatggtagaaacaccaacaaaaaattccaaatagcAACAAACATCCttagcccaaatcgatttttatcagggttttggaaaaccctgaaaagaagagatcgattggggtaggggtcttcaaaaaacttggataggtgcaatattgaggtcgattggtccttgaagtgggagtaatcagccctcaaaaaattagcaaaaactgaaacctgaaagtcagggtttttggcaggtaaccaaattagcaggttaaggaatttttgctgtagaaacaaatccagccatcagaaagggtccaaacttaggtcgagtatggcttgtagtagtagggaatcaccccaaaaaattagctgcatctgaaaagggaaaccctaaaatcgattggagtcggggtttttcaaaaccctgacaagttgagatcgattagggtaggggctggaaaggttaatgaaaaatggagaaatagcaaaaaaggaaaggaagtcaatggaatagggtaggaAGGTGCTGGAAAAGGCTGCATATGGTGCTCCAAAAGTGGAGGATCAGCCTTCTTTAGGTGATAGGAATCTGATCTCCAAAGACAAaagggaaactccaaatcgcagattAGGGTCCAGTAGGATTTTAATGAAAAACGATAGAAGAGAAAGGGCAGCACTAAATCATCGATATTAtgtctacctcattagtgctgcccctgtttttgggctgaaagggagaagaacagGAGCAGGAAAAaacgagaaaagggagaagaggaggtgagatcgattggaggaaaagaagggagaaaatagggtttttctctctaacctagatcagaccagctctgataccatgttggttgaatcgtgggtcagagagaggaaatcaaataatgaaattgattgatttaatgagagaaagaccccctctatttataatagaggggaagttacaaattacataagctaggcgatgtgggactaaacccacacagccaactaaacacttaataacataaaatacccccaaatggaccagaatacccccacggtattctggagtacattcttCTAACAGTTGCAGAGTTGCAGCGGCAGCCTCCACTACCGGAGTTGGAAGATCCCACTTCAAACAACACTGCCTTCCtgtttcaaagaaaaagaagtaccATAAATGAATTAATGGATTAGTTTAAAacataatcttttttttttatggatgactcccttttatttttaattttatgtatAAAATATAAacctgatgcagataaatcatttaaatgggcttattttattagaaataagctttGAGTTGGATTATATATGTGTTAGGCCCTaggtccaatgggttttcattgtaataggccactttaatgggcctaaataATGGGTAGGAGGTAGGTATATGGAATTTACTTTATTAGGTTAGTTTAAATTGTTTTACTTAAGTTTAACTCCTTTACCTAGTGTAGAGGGTTCCTTTTAAGTTTCCCTTATGTTTTAGGTTTCCTGTTTGCTATGTAAGTTTGGTTAGACAAGTTTCTTACTTAtagagtcttttattttaaataagaCTGATTGTAAGCTATTTGGCCAACCAACGATTTTATGGATGAAGTTATGGTTATTGCCTTTTTTTGCTGTGGTGTAAGGAGCTGCTGTGAGGCTCAGTGTAGAGTGAAACTCTTGGGATTGGAGAGATTCTGATCTAAGCCTGTTGGTGGAAAATCAAAGGTCATAACCCCTTCTCTATATTCTGTTTTCTCCACAAGTACGTACCGGTTTCTGTAGTTATTTTCAAGCTTGTTGGAAGTTGTTAGATACTGAGATCTGGAAGGGTTTTAACCTACGGTTATTGCTGTTTATGTGCTGTTAACATTGAGATTTAAATCACAGCAAAGGACCACCAACTAGGAGTTGTCGGCAGCCCTGTTTTTGGGCTCTATTTGCTGAAATCGATATTTGAGATATAAGGGAATCCGGCCAGCGGATTGCCCTCATCTCTTGGGGTGTTGAAGGGCCTCCTGGAAGGATCCTTCAACCAGCCTTCTGCGTTGATCTGCTGGTATAAGAaatcttctatattttttattatgggtttcagatttttattgttttgactGTTGATTAAAATCTTGCCATTAGAACATTGTTATATTCTGGGGTTTACTTATTCTAACAGTTTATGATCATTGACCAGAATCTGACCTCCATTAGATAAGGTTGACTTTGACCTTAACGTTGacctaaattctgttttagggATTTTCTTGAGATCCTGTTAAAGGGGTGTGTAAtttgaacctagggttcatcctaAATATCCCCCACCAAATCCTTTTCTATTTATAAGTAAAAGACATCAGATTTTAACTTTAAATATAACACctactaaaaaaatataaaatattaaaattttctattttacatCTAACCCCCTTCCTTTTGTATATGCACGCATAGGCGACCAAGGTGACTCCTGGCCATCGTCTTGGGTCGCTTGTCGCAGTGACAACTATTCGGTTTAGAGTTAGTCTAATAAGAACTTCAAAATTTACAAGTTATCTTTAGAGAGAAAACACACCCAATGATGAGGGGACTCAATGTCAGACTTAATGTTAAGTTATAAAAATCAATCCAAATGATTtctctaaccccccccccccccaccaaaaaaaaataaataaataaatcaatccAAATGACAATCCAGGTAGCTAGATTGAAATTACAATCCACCCATGTTTCCCACTAAAAGAAAGCAGAAGAATAAAACAGTGCAAATAATCAATATGGTAGTCTAAAGAAGTCCAACTCAAACTGAAGAGAAGATTTTCTAAAGCATCAATCTTCCAATAATTCAATCCCATGCAAATCTTGTAACATTCCCGAAAACAGgttccttttggtttaattttgttttttctgcTTTGACGAATAACTATGAAACTTgtaagaaaagaggaaaaaaaaaaaaaagaagtaaaagaccTGATTAACTGAACAACTACAATCTACAGTATTCAAGAACTCAATCCCCATGCAAATCATAGAGACAAAGGATAAAGGATCCCCCATATAAATTAAAGACCCCATAATGCCCATCTTGGCTTGCTGATACCCAGAGAGTCCGTGGACCAATGCATCCAGTAAAAGAAATATTCATGGGGGATGCAAGAATTTATACCTACTTGATAAGATAACAGTATATAAGGCCATCCATCAAGTCAACATCACCGAGTCTGCTAAgcccaaacaaaaaattactgagtccccccccccaaaaaaaaaaatctcaaatgaCAGATCCCTCAAGAAGGAACTAATCTCAGGCCAAAAGTAATGCACTAATCTCTGCCCACGACAAGCCCTTAGTTCTACAATGAAGGCTTATTTTATCAacatgatgcagattcatcatcgaaatggacttattttattaggaataagtctagggttgggttatatacatgctgggcctttgatcccatgggttttctatgtaatatgcccctttaatgggcctaaaatatgggtaattgggttgcatacaggattagatgttttagtcctatacttagttttattttcatgtttttaatgtttttaattgaaccggtccaaagctggtttgaaccagtggttcaatttaagtgatcttAGTAGTTtgtcttttagttgtttagttgggatggattaggactctattttgagcctatttcagtttcctagttagcttaagttacctaataggttaaggattgggttaggcctttcttttttactgTAGGAATCTAATTTTTGAgtattttatataaggttgtaagggggcaaagtattgaacacgaatttgattaatgaaaaaactTTTGCTTGCTGCCAATGCATCAATTCTGCTGCCTTGCTCTATTGAGTgttgtcttgtgagtcatatcaaggtgaagggactggtggatctccagttgactccttgcgtcttgtagACCGGGAAGATCTGTtataagggattggtggatctccaatcgactccttacatcttgtagatcgggaggacctATTTCCTATCTTCAAGctactgccattgaagatcagcAACTCCAAGTAAGTATTCACCATTATTACCCATCCCCCTTTCTTCTCgtaatcctctaaacccaacCTCATCGATCCCCATTGCCAATATTCAATCCTTActaccttcctcatccaccattaataccatagatccattagaaccctaaaacctgcaactattcttcttcccttctagaatacatgcaaggtgattttcacgggaattctgcccagccaaatctaatcGTTAGAACCTActaaaaaattttgattgaatcttcctcaaaccctaagagagactcgatccaaatttcagtaCCATCCACCCAgacgattgtctgaaattacacttttacccctctctcctatccatagttgtcatggcgtcctggcgctggaggtttgtgcatatcgacctacgccatggcgtcctgtctctctttccctcttcgatttcttcttctttaattttttgtttcttccccaaccttagacccaTTCCCTgcttccctaaatctcctattttagccttggtttagtaacctgcaactaagacatccgccagatctgatttcagatctccccattcggttgccagtagaattttggggctatttctcgttgggatcagcagaccttggtgctgcgattttgttccagaaattgcagggagaatcgtcttcatacgaaggagtttcctctgctggaactactccagttcaccgcctctctgcccctctttctatcgtgttattgcaaggttgaagaagacattaagtctttaaaattgcaagtaaggactacttatattatttatataaaaccccttatattctctattgctattttgtttagcccattcagttttctctttaactccattaaattacagttctgccactcctttacaacttcagattaattacaattctgccattgctcttataaatcttgatttatctactagtttgccattcaactttgccattcaactttggacttaattacaattctgccatggtcgacatgatcgccatggcaacgtcatggcgggcgacgtgtcgatatatcgatcagacacccctccaccgacttggatcgccatgacgccgtgacaactatgctcctatctctactaggaaacctccataactccagatttaaccatctgatttagttGTAACTTTTAGCATATATTCCCGtccaccctacccacactcaacctaaatattaagcccattcaaccacGTGATTTCCTattattataaaccctagattccatcatcttccacttTTCAAAACCTAATCCTAATTGCTGCCAAgatccatctaacctacttccaccCATCCAAAACCCttaaaacctagttcattagactcccctacacctgtttagctttaccatataagacacaTCTGTATtaccttaaccctaaccctaaatttcacCTAAAATCTTAATTCTGCCCCCATCAAACCAGCAGCTTAACAGGTCTtggttgtctggctcctagtaggtctcctaccaatctagaactacattacaaCGGCTAGCTAAAGCAAAAAATTGATGGCTGAAGCATTTGACAATATTAACATTGTGAACAGGAAATAAATGACTCATACAAGCCGTTTGCATTGTATAGTAGAAATATTACATATTTTTATTCATCAgcattcaccaaaaaaaggaaaaaaatagaaaaaaacacTTCGATAAGGTTGAGGACTTTAGATGACAAAAAATCTATAATTAACATAAGAACTAAGAAGCATGAGAAGTAAAATATTATGATTGAAGTCAAGTGATTTCCAATGCTGTTTTGCAGACACAAATTGTACTTTACTagtaaaaaaaatctttaaaaagGATAAAATCATTAACCTTCAACCAAGATCCCCATGAGAAGAGCTTCAGTCCCAGTGTTTGGGTACTTAAGTTTCCTGGCTTCCAATTCTGCCATTGCAAAAGATTTTATCGCCCTTGCTGACCATCTTCACCATCATCtccaataaaaattataaatgaaACGTATCCAAACACAAAATTCTGGTCCAGAATGGAAAATATGAATTAAGATATTCAATCAAACTTACTTGGGAATCTTCTCACACGAAGCTCTCTCTggtttcctaaaaaaaaataagaactttcTAAAGTAGCTCCTAGAGGGGGTAAAAATAATAGTAACTTCCACAGAGAAATTGAAATAGAGCGTGACTGAAACTTACCCAGTCGGAAGACTAAACAAAACTGTCGCAACGGCCGCTGGAGGCTTCCGAAAGAGAGGTCTCAAAAGCGAGGAACGAAGCGATAGCGGGTTGCCAAGTAAAGAATTCACCAACACGTCTTTTTTGAGATTCAAAGGGAAAGACAGAGAATACTGGCTAGGTTTTCCATAATCGAATTGTGAAGAGGGTGTCGAACTTGGTAATATGGAAAGCGTTCGGGCGGCCATTATCAGAAACCCTAGCTATTGAGACAAAGGGTACAAATTAGGTTCTCTATTTAACTGGAAGAAGTATTACACGTTATG is drawn from Telopea speciosissima isolate NSW1024214 ecotype Mountain lineage chromosome 1, Tspe_v1, whole genome shotgun sequence and contains these coding sequences:
- the LOC122645721 gene encoding ATP-dependent Clp protease ATP-binding subunit CLPT1, chloroplastic-like isoform X1, coding for MAARTLSILPSSTPSSQFDYGKPSQYSLSFPLNLKKDVLVNSLLGNPLSLRSSLLRPLFRKPPAAVATVLFSLPTGKPERASCEKIPKWSARAIKSFAMAELEARKLKYPNTGTEALLMGILVEGTSEAAKFLRANGITLFKVREETVNLLGKSDMYFFSPEHPPLTEPAQRALDWAVDEKMKSDESSEITTTHLLLGIWSEKESAGHKIMAALGFDDEKAKEIAKSMDKDVILTYR
- the LOC122645721 gene encoding ATP-dependent Clp protease ATP-binding subunit CLPT1, chloroplastic-like isoform X2, yielding MAARTLSILPSSTPSSQFDYGKPSQYSLSFPLNLKKDVLVNSLLGNPLSLRSSLLRPLFRKPPAAVATVLFSLPTGKPERASCEKIPKWSARAIKSFAMAELEARKLKYPNTGTEALLMGILVEGTSEAAKFLRANGITLFKVREETVNLLGKSDMYFFSPEHPPLTEPAQRALDWAVDEKMKSDESSEITTTHLLLGIWSEKESAGHKIMAALGFDDEKAKEIAKSVSSKIRM